From a region of the Helicobacter hepaticus ATCC 51449 genome:
- a CDS encoding uroporphyrinogen-III synthase, protein MTDSKLNDKDMQNADAIYEVVLVGTRAHQGVKSLISNVIESIPITHTLKGIDALIFTSSYAITSLIESASPKSISYNPNLAHWREIPSFVISPSSAALLHKENASIAFVGKKAHGKEFAKEIIPLLQGRTPLYLRAQKIISGLDSLLKNANIPLQEAIAYINHSQILPPSLKPKPKSVLIFSAPSAYESFITNFGWDSHYVAVAIGRSTFAHFEEGINAYISPIPTISSCIDFARSLAQKLNTSSL, encoded by the coding sequence ATGACAGATTCTAAGTTAAATGATAAAGATATGCAAAATGCAGATGCTATCTATGAGGTAGTTCTTGTTGGGACGCGTGCTCATCAAGGTGTTAAAAGCCTTATAAGCAATGTTATAGAATCTATTCCTATTACACATACCCTAAAAGGTATTGATGCGCTTATTTTTACTTCCTCTTATGCGATAACTTCTCTTATAGAATCTGCCTCACCCAAATCCATTTCATACAATCCCAATCTTGCACATTGGCGAGAAATTCCAAGCTTTGTTATTAGTCCCTCAAGCGCTGCATTATTGCACAAGGAAAATGCCTCTATTGCTTTTGTTGGCAAAAAGGCTCACGGAAAAGAGTTTGCTAAAGAAATTATCCCGCTTTTGCAAGGGCGCACACCACTTTATCTTCGCGCTCAAAAGATTATATCTGGGCTAGATTCTCTACTCAAAAATGCGAATATTCCCCTTCAAGAAGCAATTGCTTATATTAATCATTCTCAAATTTTACCCCCTTCTCTTAAGCCTAAACCCAAAAGTGTGCTTATTTTTAGCGCACCGAGTGCATATGAAAGTTTTATAACAAATTTTGGGTGGGATTCACATTATGTGGCAGTAGCTATTGGGCGAAGCACTTTTGCCCACTTTGAGGAAGGTATAAACGCATATATCAGCCCTATCCCAACTATTAGCTCTTGCATTGATTTTGCACGTAGTCTTGCACAGAAACTTAATACTTCCTCATTATGA
- a CDS encoding FtsW/RodA/SpoVE family cell cycle protein: MADSKLFYAVTLLICIGVVMSYSLATYITSLYNYEHFHFLLRQFIAAIIGIGLMWLLSRIDCNTHFKHIGVTIFIVSIILMVGMHFLPQSFVSSAGGAKRWIRLPFISIAPSELFKIGFVYFLAWSFSRKFVSNVRLSIKDEIKIFIPYLALFIVAVVLIAVLQNDLGQVVLLALTLGVMLVFAGGSLRLLGVIFLGTISTTFVAIITSPHRILRIKSWWASAQDSVLALLPYGWAENLRISGLPEPYQIYHATNAMSSGGFFGAGLGEGFIKLGFLSDVHTDIILAGIAEELGFIGLFALVCLFGYILLRLFRIANRAQNKMYYLFCIGVGLLIGFSFIINAFGISGITPVKGIAVPFLSYGGSSLIANCIAIGLALSISKNNSS, translated from the coding sequence ATGGCAGATTCTAAGCTTTTTTATGCAGTTACACTCCTTATTTGCATCGGTGTGGTAATGTCCTACTCATTGGCAACATATATCACAAGTCTTTATAATTATGAACATTTTCATTTTCTATTGCGTCAATTTATCGCTGCCATAATTGGAATAGGACTGATGTGGTTACTCTCACGCATTGATTGCAATACACATTTCAAGCACATAGGTGTAACAATCTTTATCGTTTCTATCATTCTTATGGTAGGTATGCATTTTCTTCCTCAAAGCTTTGTAAGCTCTGCGGGTGGAGCAAAGCGTTGGATTAGACTGCCATTTATCTCTATTGCACCTTCTGAACTCTTTAAAATTGGTTTTGTTTATTTTCTTGCGTGGAGCTTTTCGCGCAAATTTGTCAGCAATGTGCGACTTTCTATCAAAGATGAAATCAAAATATTTATCCCCTATCTTGCGCTATTTATCGTAGCAGTTGTGCTAATTGCCGTATTACAAAATGACTTGGGGCAAGTTGTGCTACTTGCGCTCACTCTTGGAGTAATGCTTGTTTTTGCAGGCGGAAGTTTGCGATTACTTGGTGTCATATTTCTTGGCACAATAAGCACTACATTTGTAGCTATTATTACAAGCCCGCATAGAATCTTGCGCATCAAATCGTGGTGGGCAAGCGCACAAGATTCTGTATTAGCACTTTTACCCTATGGTTGGGCTGAAAACCTCCGCATAAGCGGCTTACCTGAACCTTATCAAATTTATCACGCCACTAATGCTATGTCAAGCGGCGGTTTTTTTGGTGCTGGGTTAGGTGAGGGTTTTATCAAACTTGGATTCTTAAGTGATGTGCATACAGACATTATTCTTGCAGGCATTGCCGAAGAATTAGGATTTATAGGACTTTTTGCTCTTGTGTGTTTATTTGGTTATATTTTATTAAGACTCTTTCGCATTGCTAATCGTGCACAAAATAAAATGTATTATCTTTTTTGCATAGGTGTGGGGCTTTTAATTGGTTTTTCATTTATTATTAATGCCTTTGGCATTTCGGGTATAACGCCTGTAAAAGGTATAGCTGTGCCATTTCTTAGCTATGGTGGTAGCTCACTCATTGCAAATTGCATTGCAATTGGTTTAGCTCTAAGTATTTCAAAAAATAATTCATCTTAA
- a CDS encoding peptidylprolyl isomerase, translated as MKQQLLATILFSLVCVSLQAKTYATVDGVAITDKDMEILKQSIPNFNYNKLSEQEKEMLINELINRQLILKAAKQEKLDTSKEYTDTINSIKDNLLIDLWTKKQANSTQVPTMNDAQLRKIYQENEGEFIDQEGKARHILVKSESEAKEIIKELDKVGKAKAEAKFIELANAKSIDPASKQQKNGGDLGVFKRAGMDPMFSKAAFDLKPGTYTKEPVLTQFGYHIIYLERKSEPKVIPYKDAKKIIENSIKMQSIQGGMMQKIQALRAKAKIKITK; from the coding sequence ATGAAACAGCAACTTCTCGCCACAATACTTTTCTCTCTTGTGTGCGTATCTCTTCAAGCCAAAACCTACGCAACGGTTGATGGTGTAGCAATTACAGACAAAGATATGGAAATTCTCAAACAAAGTATCCCAAACTTCAACTATAATAAGCTTTCTGAGCAAGAAAAAGAAATGCTCATTAATGAGCTTATAAATAGGCAACTTATTCTTAAAGCTGCTAAACAAGAAAAACTAGATACTTCTAAAGAATATACTGATACCATTAATAGCATTAAAGATAATCTCCTTATTGATTTATGGACAAAAAAACAAGCCAATAGCACGCAAGTCCCTACAATGAATGATGCTCAACTTCGTAAAATTTACCAAGAAAATGAAGGAGAATTTATTGACCAAGAAGGTAAAGCACGACATATTCTTGTAAAATCAGAATCTGAAGCAAAAGAAATTATCAAAGAGCTTGATAAAGTAGGTAAAGCAAAGGCAGAAGCGAAATTCATAGAACTTGCAAATGCAAAATCGATTGACCCAGCTTCAAAACAACAAAAAAATGGTGGGGATTTAGGCGTATTTAAACGTGCGGGTATGGATCCTATGTTTTCTAAAGCTGCTTTTGACTTAAAACCGGGCACTTACACAAAAGAGCCTGTTCTTACGCAATTTGGCTATCATATTATCTATCTTGAACGCAAAAGTGAGCCTAAGGTCATTCCCTATAAAGATGCTAAAAAAATTATTGAAAATAGCATCAAAATGCAAAGTATTCAAGGTGGTATGATGCAAAAGATTCAGGCTTTACGCGCTAAAGCTAAAATCAAAATTACAAAATAA
- a CDS encoding class II fructose-bisphosphate aldolase, which yields MLVSGSEILLKAHKEGYGVGAFNFVNFEMLNAIFLAANEAKSPIIVQASEGAIKYMGIDMAVGMVKILSNRYPHIPVALNLDHGTSLESCRKAVEAGFTSVMIDASHHSFNENLEITKEVVQMAHNKGVSVEAELGRLMGIEDNISVDEKDAVLINPDEAEEFVKQTQVDYLAPAIGTSHGAFKFKGEPKLDFARLQEVKRRTNIPLVLHGASAIPDYVREAFLATGGDLKGSKGVPFAFLQEAVKGGINKVNIDTDLRIAFMAQVRLIAKEDPTQFDLRKFFAPAMEAMKKVIVERMGILGSAGKI from the coding sequence ATGCTCGTTTCAGGTAGTGAAATATTACTCAAAGCACATAAGGAAGGTTATGGGGTAGGTGCATTTAATTTTGTCAATTTTGAAATGCTTAATGCTATTTTTCTTGCAGCAAATGAAGCAAAATCACCTATCATCGTTCAAGCAAGTGAGGGCGCAATTAAATATATGGGCATTGATATGGCGGTTGGAATGGTTAAGATTCTATCAAATCGCTATCCTCATATCCCTGTGGCGCTCAATCTTGACCACGGCACAAGTTTAGAATCTTGTCGGAAGGCAGTTGAAGCTGGTTTTACCTCTGTAATGATTGATGCTTCTCATCACTCTTTCAACGAGAATCTAGAAATTACAAAAGAAGTCGTGCAAATGGCTCACAACAAAGGGGTAAGTGTAGAAGCAGAGCTCGGCAGACTTATGGGCATTGAGGATAATATTTCTGTTGATGAAAAAGATGCGGTGCTTATTAACCCTGATGAAGCAGAAGAGTTTGTCAAACAAACACAAGTAGATTATCTTGCCCCTGCTATTGGCACAAGCCACGGTGCATTTAAATTTAAAGGTGAGCCAAAGCTTGATTTTGCAAGGCTACAAGAAGTTAAGCGCAGAACAAATATCCCCCTTGTTTTACACGGCGCAAGTGCTATACCTGATTATGTGCGTGAAGCATTTTTAGCAACAGGTGGAGATTTGAAAGGAAGCAAAGGTGTGCCATTTGCATTCTTGCAAGAAGCAGTCAAGGGCGGTATCAACAAAGTCAATATTGATACTGATTTGCGTATAGCATTTATGGCACAAGTGCGCCTCATAGCTAAAGAAGACCCTACTCAATTTGACTTGCGTAAGTTCTTTGCACCTGCAATGGAAGCAATGAAAAAAGTAATAGTGGAAAGAATGGGCATTTTAGGCTCTGCTGGGAAAATTTAA
- a CDS encoding DUF308 domain-containing protein: MRSNRILWFILSLALIVLGIICIANPLHTMTFLAYFVGFIMFISGVGGIFYFFTSRYMMMLLDGVISCAFGLVLLFGGEEITQNFVPLFIALWLILKGALWLIHAWKLSRIVYSNTNTSITFIGGFYILFGVLFVLFPEILATLISLILGIILILSGGIGLYFWNTLRKTGI; the protein is encoded by the coding sequence ATGCGCTCTAATCGTATTTTATGGTTTATATTGAGTTTGGCCCTGATTGTTTTAGGAATCATATGTATTGCCAACCCTCTTCACACAATGACCTTTCTTGCCTATTTTGTTGGATTTATTATGTTTATTAGTGGTGTTGGCGGCATTTTTTATTTCTTTACATCACGTTATATGATGATGCTTCTTGATGGTGTGATTTCGTGTGCTTTTGGCTTAGTCTTACTTTTTGGAGGTGAGGAAATCACGCAAAATTTCGTGCCACTCTTTATTGCTTTATGGCTTATCCTTAAGGGTGCTTTATGGCTTATTCACGCGTGGAAACTCTCACGTATTGTATATTCAAACACAAATACAAGCATCACATTTATAGGAGGATTCTATATTTTATTCGGGGTGCTTTTTGTGCTCTTTCCTGAAATATTAGCCACACTCATAAGCCTTATACTTGGCATTATCCTTATTTTAAGTGGTGGCATAGGCTTGTATTTTTGGAATACTTTGAGAAAAACAGGTATATAG
- the efp gene encoding elongation factor P, translating to MAIGMSELKKGLKIEIDGIPYRITEYQHVKPGKGAAFVRAKIKSFLDGKVIEKTFHAGDKCEEPNLQEKTMQFLYHDGGAFQFMDTTTYEQIALSDDQVGDVAKWIIDGLNVQILFHNEKAISVDVPLVVELTITETAPNFKGDTSSGGKKPATLETGAVVQVPFHVLEGEKIKVNTETGEYLEKVK from the coding sequence ATGGCAATTGGAATGAGTGAACTCAAAAAAGGATTAAAAATTGAAATTGATGGGATTCCATATAGAATTACCGAATATCAACACGTCAAACCCGGTAAAGGCGCAGCATTTGTGCGAGCAAAAATCAAATCATTCCTTGATGGTAAAGTCATTGAAAAAACTTTTCACGCAGGCGATAAATGTGAAGAGCCAAATCTTCAAGAAAAAACAATGCAATTCCTCTATCACGATGGTGGTGCGTTCCAATTTATGGATACGACCACTTATGAACAAATCGCATTGAGTGATGACCAAGTAGGCGATGTAGCAAAATGGATTATTGATGGACTAAACGTGCAGATTCTATTTCATAATGAAAAAGCTATTTCTGTTGATGTGCCCCTTGTCGTAGAACTCACCATTACAGAGACTGCGCCAAATTTCAAAGGAGATACAAGTAGTGGCGGCAAAAAGCCTGCTACGCTTGAAACAGGTGCCGTCGTGCAAGTGCCTTTCCACGTACTTGAAGGAGAAAAGATTAAAGTCAATACAGAAACAGGCGAATATCTTGAAAAAGTCAAATAG